From a region of the Sebastes umbrosus isolate fSebUmb1 chromosome 10, fSebUmb1.pri, whole genome shotgun sequence genome:
- the prepl gene encoding prolyl endopeptidase-like: protein MAALSSLSSLLGSAARLGLLTPSPSLTPSRFRCWELAVCRRIKWLSLSVQRCYSSDTSHSSVDPLSSGLERYKDLQKYFNRRLKATNRRFSNIPDHSAVCGHHHVYFIEGDGIYRMDQRQSEPAPEQVLNLGQVSGQEEKTGLDNEERKQRIQWTVQRIRLSPQEKHLAATLKTTHREELRCVVVRLGKRDFSPLDPPHVVFTLDKVFSFEWATDEVLFYTTLEGLRCSGVFRLDLTSSGSRITSVYEETHPDVFVEVALSRDGQLLSINCNSRSSSEVLLIDRTTSHLEPFLVQPRQLDLLYHVEHWRKCLIILTNTGLGQEYQVVQAPLSDPSMVSWVPLFSPEPGTVLKDMDVVGDHCVMVARTPAGELALIIVPLTRPKEAYAVQLPSWACAIQTKKPGMADQRSVLEFWISSPVHFPVPYCLHPEDGLLLSGTKDGSSPENQGNYTTTRLEARNQDGTLVPVTLFHSVPVEGLSQAPLLVHVYGAYGRDLNMEFCPEKRLLLEQGWALAYCHIRGGGERGLSWQRQARVEGKQRGVEDLHACLRHLFSLGVSSPSLTALTACSAGAVPVGALCNRHPHMMRAVTLQAPFLDVLGTMEDPSLPLTVEDREEWGNPVENPKHRLTISSYCPLHNITPQCYPSILLTAYSGDARVPLAGVLKYTEQLKNAIHTHFTMTSKSEREPAPNVVLNIQPGANHLGPEDFELMLEEEALTLAFLYTELGLDPPRPPRRRKK from the exons ATGGcggctctctcctctctctcctctctgctgggtTCAGCTGCTCGTCTCGGTCTCCTCACACCGTCACCGTCTCTGACACCGTCTCGGTTCCGGTGTTGGGAGCTCGCCGTTTGCAGACGGATAAAATGGCTCTCCCTGTCCGTCCAACGGTGTTACTCGTCG gACACTTCACACTCATCAGTTGATCCCCTCAGCTCTGGACTTGAGAGGTACAAGGACTTGCAGAAGTATTTCAACAGGAGACTGAAGGCAACGAACCGCAGGTTCTCCAACATACCTGATCACTCAGCG GTCTGTGGACACCACCATGTGTATTTCATTGAGGGTGATGGCATCTACAGAATGGACCAGAGACAAA GTGAGCCGGCGCCAGAGCAGGTGCTAAATCTAGGACAAGTCTCTGGACAGGAGGAGAAGACAGGACTTGATAATGaagagaggaagcagaggatTCAGTGGACCGTCCAGAGAATACGTCTGTCCCCACAGGAAAAGCATCTGGCTGCCACGCTGAAAACTACTCACAGAGAAGAACTGAG GTGTGTGGTTGTGAGGCTTGGAAAGAGAGATTTCTCTCCTCTGGATCCCCCACATGTCGTATTCACACTGGACAAAGTCTTCAGCTTTG AGTGGGCCACAGACGAGGTCCTGTTTTACACGACTCTGGAGGGTCTACGCTGCAGTGGAGTGTTTCGGCTGGACCTGACCTCCAGCGGAAGCAGGATAACTTCTGTGTATGAGGAAACACATCCCGA TGTGTTTGTGGAGGTTGCCCTTTCCAGAGACGGACAGCTACTGAGCATCAACTGCAACAGCAGGAGCAGTTCAGAGGTGCTGCTGATTGATAGAACAACATCCCATTTAGAGCCATTCCTGGTCCAGCCACGCCAGCTGGACCTCCTGTACCACGTGGAGCACTGGAGAAAGTGTCTGATTATACTGACTAATACAGGGCTTGGACAAGAATATCAG GTGGTACAGGCCCCTCTCTCAGATCCATCCATGGTCTCCTGGGTGCCTTTGTTTTCCCCTGAACCTGGCACTGTGCTCAAAGACATGGACGTGGTCGGAGACCACTGCGTGATGGTCGCGAGAACGCCGGCCGGTGAACTCGCCCTGATCATAGTCCCACTGACCCGTCCCAAGGAGGCATACGCTGTACAG CTCCCTTCCTGGGCCTGTGCCATCCAAACCAAGAAACCAGGCATGGCAGACCAACGCAGTGTGTTGGAGTTCTGGATTTCATCTCCAGTCCACTTCCCAGTGCCCTACTGTCTACACCCTGAGGACGGGCTACTTTTATCAGGCACCAAAGATGGGTCCTCCCCAGAGAACCAGGGCAATTATACCACCACGCGTTTAGAGGCCCGCAACCAG GACGGTACCTTGGTGCCAGTGACACTGTTTCATTCAGTACCCGTGGAGGGTTTGAGTCAGGCGCCACTACTGGTCCATGTCTACGGAGCTTATGGCCGAGATCTCAACATGGAGTTCTGTCCAGAGAAaaggctgctgctggagcagggCTGGGCTCTGGCCTACTGCCACATCAG agggggaggagagcGGGGTCTGTCCTGGCAAAGACAAGCTCGTGTGGAGGGGAAGCAGAGGGGAGTGGAGGACCTCCATGCCTGTCTCCGTCACCTTTTCTCTTTAGGAGTCTCCTCTCCGTCACTCACTGCCCTCACAGCCTGCAGTGCTGGGGCTGTGCCAGTGGGAGCGCTGTGCAACAGACACCCACACATGATGCGGGCTGTCACACTGCAG GCTCCTTTCCTGGATGTGTTGGGAACTATGGAGGATCCCAGCCTGCCTCTAACTGTGGAGGATAGAGAAGAATGGGGGAACCCAGTAGAAAACCCAAAACATAGACTCACCATCTCCTCCTACTGTCCCCTTCACAACATTACCCCTCAG TGCTACCCGTCCATTCTGCTGACGGCCTACAGCGGTGATGCCAGGGTTCCTCTGGCAGGTGTCCTCAAATACACCGAGCAGCTAAAAAACGCCATCCATACACACTTCACCATGACATCAAAGTCAG AACGTGAACCAGCACCAAACGTAGTACTGAATATCCAACCTGGAGCAAATCACCTAGGACCAGAAGACTTTGAGCTGATGCTGGAGGAG GAAGCCCTCACGCTAGCATTCCTCTACACAGAGCTGGGCCTGGACCCTCCTCGGCCTCCACGTAGGAGGAAGAAATAG